GCTCCGTCACCTCGCGTTGGAGCTTCAGACGCTTGCGCAGAATCAGGGATGGGGACCGTGCCCCGGCGGCGTTTAATTGCTATTGGAGgggctccgacgacgaggacaggcGGTTGAGGTGCAGGTACACGTCGGTGCCGTATCTGCGGGGAAAGTCAGTCAGCGAGTCCGCTTGGCGATTGGTTCCTCAACGGGAACGTAGAGGAGGCTCACCCTTCCATGCTTATGAGCTTTAGGTCGCCGCCAAAGTAGCGCGCGTATAAACGCGATATGGGTAGCCCGTACCCAAAGCCGGCCATTGGGGCCTTGAAATCGCTCTTGTCAAAGTCCGGGTCCAAGTTGGGCGTCCGGTCGACAGTCGTGTACATGTAGGTCCAGACTAGGGGGATGGCGCTTCtggggatgccgccgccctcgtccgagATCTTGATGGTAAtgtcctccttgccctcggcgacaaTGACCTTGGTGACGGGAAACTCTTGCTTGTCCATGCCGTGggtctcgacgacggctctCAGAGAGTTCTTGAGGGTCTCAAAGAGCATGTGAGACAGGTGACCGGGCACGTACATGAAGTCGAGGTTGGGGTTGCAGACGAGCTGGATGCGGGGTGCCTCAAAGAGGCCGTAGTGATCCTCGCAGACGAAGCGGGCATTCTCAATGGCCTCCTGGGCGAGGTCCTTGACGTTGGTCTTGGTGCAAATGACGCCGACGTACGTGGGGTCGCGGTGGTGGCTCTGGTCCGTCAGGGCAATGTGCTGGCCGATGAGCATGCGAATGCCGATGCGCGACATGTAGAAGCGGTCGAGGAAGGACTGGATGCTGCCATCAATCTGCatgcgctggcggcggcgcttgtACTCGAGAATGCCctgcgccatggtggtgacgacgccgtcgtgtcgGCGCTTGATCTTGTGCAGCGTCTGCGCGAATTGCTTGTTGTACAGCTGCAGCTCCGGGGGCCAGTCGCCCGTATCGTCGACGGTGGCAAAGTAGCGCCGCGACAGGGACCGGgccttgccgttgccgtttGTGCCGCCGTTCTTGGTCAGGCCGCCCCAGCCCGAGgactcgccctcgtcgatggaGGGATTCGGCGTCGCCTCGGAGAGCTGTTGCAGGATGCCACGGCCGGCGTGCTTGGTGGGCTTCATCAAGCGGTCGCGGACGTCTCTGCTGAGATCGGGTCTCGGCAGCTGTGTGATTTCCTATGCGGGCGGAAAGGGAACCGGTCAGTCATcgcgcgagcgcgcgcgagcgaATTGCAGCGGGGAAggttgccggcgtcgcgTACCTCAAACGACTGGGCGTACCAGTCCTTGACCTTTTGTACCGAGGGCATGTCGTTGAGGCCGTCGggcaggtcctcgagctcctggacgcggtgggcgaggcgaatgggcagctcctcggccagaaACTGCGAGGCACGGAACAGAGTGCCTGCGGAGGGtcagcgcgacgccgagacgggATCAATTGGGACGGAGGCACGCACCTGTCGACGGCTTGTCGCCAAACTGCACCATCTGGCGCAAGCTCACACCGGTGGCGGGGAACTTGGCATAGTGCCTAATGGTGTCCATGAGCCTCTCGGAGGCTCTccacgccatggcgggcgtggtCTGGGGATGGCGTCTGACGGGCGCGTTGCGATGCGATGACCAAGGTCCGTGTTcgtgtctgtgtctgtgtctgcggggtgctgctgcttgcggGAAGAGGGACAACAGAGACGAGTGGGAAGCGAGGATATCCGGATGACCGATTGGGCCGTGGGAAGAGACTCAAAAGGTCAACCAAGccaagggagagagggggaggacatggaggaagaaaacaacagcaacaagaACGGAGAGCCAGCCGATGAAAACGCCTAACCGCTCGTCATTGAAGCGACCGAGGAGAAATGTGTTGATCAGCTGGACACGCGAGGTTCGGGAGATGTCGTGCGCAGAATGTCGTAACCCGCACGCATGTACCGTGCGTGgcccggccgggggggcagttggccgtcgcgcggctTCGGAGAAGGGCGGGGCGGGCTCTGAGTCAAAACGACGGGCGAGCAAttgggggaagggggggggggcctgcGCGAGCTCCCGGTcacggctggcgctggcgacgaaaGCCGAGGCccgtggatggatggacggagggaggcaggcaggcaggcggaggggcgggagggaggtgggaggtggaggcgagATGGTGGGCAGTGGATCGTGCGTGTTGCTTTCTGCGGTGGGGAGGCGTTTGGCCTGCCGATGATGATTGGCAGCTGATGCCGGGCAGATGGACGGAAGAGAAGTGTACAATATCGAGATGGGAAAAACGcgatgagatgagatgagatgagatgagatgcaaagaaagaagagagaaggacgacgacgacgacgacgacgacgacgatgatgatgatgatgctggcaAGTAAATGTGCAGCTGAGCGGAcaagcgggcgggcggtcaaTCG
Above is a genomic segment from Purpureocillium takamizusanense chromosome 2, complete sequence containing:
- the PDK2 gene encoding [Pyruvate dehydrogenase (acetyl-transferring)] kinase (EggNog:ENOG503NUN3~COG:G); its protein translation is MAWRASERLMDTIRHYAKFPATGVSLRQMVQFGDKPSTGTLFRASQFLAEELPIRLAHRVQELEDLPDGLNDMPSVQKVKDWYAQSFEEITQLPRPDLSRDVRDRLMKPTKHAGRGILQQLSEATPNPSIDEGESSGWGGLTKNGGTNGNGKARSLSRRYFATVDDTGDWPPELQLYNKQFAQTLHKIKRRHDGVVTTMAQGILEYKRRRQRMQIDGSIQSFLDRFYMSRIGIRMLIGQHIALTDQSHHRDPTYVGVICTKTNVKDLAQEAIENARFVCEDHYGLFEAPRIQLVCNPNLDFMYVPGHLSHMLFETLKNSLRAVVETHGMDKQEFPVTKVIVAEGKEDITIKISDEGGGIPRSAIPLVWTYMYTTVDRTPNLDPDFDKSDFKAPMAGFGYGLPISRLYARYFGGDLKLISMEGYGTDVYLHLNRLSSSSEPLQ